The Chloroflexota bacterium genome window below encodes:
- a CDS encoding thiamine pyrophosphate-binding protein, which produces MAKVTGSYLIAKTLKEEGVEKLFYLMGGPDFDIVMGCQDFGIETIDFRHEQAAAFAAHAYSRVTGKPGVCTAASGPGTLNLLTGVYAASIDCSPMVILGGASAVHEIGRDTFQEVDQERIMEPIVKYWHRPTMAARYPEIVSTAYRQSMSGRPGPVYIDCGADVLYEEIEEDAAVKPTRAARKSVPSGDPAAISEAVQMLADAERPVIFSGGGVFFSGAAPEMERLVDMTSTPFYTAPMSRGVVPEDHAVSFQGARSTALREADLVMVIGTRMNWMINYGQRFGNAKVVQIDIEASEIAHNRDVDLGIVGDAKSILGQMNAEIEARPEDFAGRLESPWISRLQEDNDRRAGQQAALLNSDQTPIHPLRLCKEIRDFLDRDAILCVDGNEILHFGRQSLPTYVPGHRLNSGVTGTMGVGLPYGIGAQIAKPDKQVLVLHGDGSMGMNAMEIDTCVRFNLPVVTVISNNAGWTARTPDRRKPGRELGFTNYDGMARELGAYGEEVTDPDEIRPALERAFASGKPAVVNVIVEPTAAGVSRAWGGSRME; this is translated from the coding sequence ATGGCAAAGGTTACCGGCAGCTATCTCATAGCAAAGACGCTCAAAGAAGAGGGCGTGGAGAAGCTCTTCTACCTTATGGGAGGACCTGACTTCGACATCGTGATGGGCTGTCAGGACTTCGGCATCGAAACCATCGACTTCCGACACGAACAGGCGGCAGCATTCGCGGCGCACGCATACTCCCGCGTTACCGGCAAGCCCGGCGTCTGCACCGCGGCGTCCGGTCCCGGCACGCTTAACTTACTCACCGGCGTGTATGCCGCTTCCATCGACTGCTCGCCTATGGTCATCCTCGGCGGCGCGAGCGCGGTTCACGAAATCGGCAGGGACACCTTCCAAGAGGTGGACCAAGAGCGCATCATGGAGCCTATCGTCAAGTATTGGCACCGCCCGACAATGGCGGCGCGCTATCCGGAAATCGTCAGCACCGCGTACCGCCAGTCCATGTCCGGCAGGCCCGGTCCCGTCTATATCGACTGCGGCGCGGATGTGTTGTACGAAGAGATTGAAGAGGACGCGGCGGTAAAGCCCACGCGCGCGGCTCGCAAGTCCGTGCCGTCCGGCGATCCGGCTGCCATCTCCGAAGCTGTGCAAATGCTGGCGGATGCCGAGCGTCCGGTCATATTCTCCGGCGGCGGCGTGTTCTTCTCCGGCGCGGCACCCGAGATGGAACGGCTGGTTGACATGACAAGCACGCCATTCTACACCGCGCCGATGTCGCGCGGCGTTGTGCCGGAAGACCATGCCGTATCGTTCCAAGGAGCGCGCAGCACCGCGCTGCGAGAAGCCGACCTCGTGATGGTCATCGGCACACGGATGAACTGGATGATCAACTACGGCCAGCGCTTCGGTAACGCCAAAGTCGTGCAGATAGACATCGAGGCGAGCGAAATCGCGCACAACCGCGATGTTGACCTCGGAATCGTCGGCGATGCGAAGTCCATTCTCGGACAGATGAACGCGGAAATCGAAGCCAGGCCCGAAGACTTCGCCGGCAGGCTGGAATCGCCGTGGATTTCGCGGCTGCAAGAGGACAACGACCGCCGCGCTGGTCAGCAAGCGGCCCTGCTGAACTCCGACCAGACGCCAATTCACCCGCTACGCCTGTGCAAGGAGATCCGCGACTTCCTAGACCGCGACGCCATCCTTTGCGTTGACGGCAATGAGATTTTGCACTTCGGTCGTCAGTCTTTGCCGACATACGTGCCGGGTCATCGCCTCAACTCCGGCGTAACGGGCACGATGGGAGTCGGGCTGCCTTATGGTATCGGCGCGCAGATTGCCAAGCCGGACAAGCAGGTGCTAGTGCTGCACGGCGACGGCTCGATGGGCATGAACGCGATGGAAATCGACACCTGCGTACGCTTCAATCTGCCGGTCGTTACGGTCATCAGCAACAACGCCGGTTGGACGGCGCGCACGCCCGACCGCCGCAAGCCTGGCCGCGAGCTCGGATTTACGAACTACGACGGCATGGCGCGCGAACTCGGAGCATACGGCGAAGAGGTAACCGACCCGGACGAGATTCGCCCTGCGCTCGAACGAGCCTTCGCCAGCGGCAAGCCCGCCGTAGTCAACGTAATAGTCGAACCAACGGCAGCCGGTGTCTCCCGAGCCTGGGGCGGCTCCCGCATGGAATAG